In the genome of Enterococcus hirae ATCC 9790, one region contains:
- a CDS encoding PTS fructose transporter subunit IIB, which translates to MKIIGVAACTVGIAHTYIAQEKLENAAKKAGHEIHVETQGTIGIENELTPAQIKEADLVILAVDVKISGRERFEGKRIIQVPTEIAIKSPNKLIEKAMEVVKQ; encoded by the coding sequence ATGAAAATCATTGGAGTAGCAGCTTGTACCGTGGGGATTGCCCACACCTACATTGCTCAAGAAAAATTAGAAAATGCAGCTAAAAAAGCAGGGCATGAGATACACGTAGAAACCCAAGGAACCATCGGGATCGAGAATGAACTAACGCCTGCACAAATCAAAGAAGCAGATTTGGTGATCTTAGCAGTGGATGTAAAAATCAGTGGTCGAGAACGGTTTGAAGGAAAGCGGATCATCCAAGTACCGACTGAAATTGCGATCAAATCACCAAATAAGTTGATTGAGAAAGCCATGGAAGTCGTAAAACAGTAA
- a CDS encoding PTS fructose transporter subunit IIC, whose product MEKIKKLNLKGHLLTAISYLIPIVCGAGFLIAIGMAFGGTSQGTLVQGEFSFFDALATMGGAGLGLLPVVIATGISYSIAGKPGIAPGFIIGLTANAIGAGFIGGILGGYLAGYLVLAILKYFKVPNWAKGLMPTLIIPFVASFIGGLVMVYVIGAPVAAFTSLLTNFLDGLGNSSLLIFGGVIGLLSGVDYGGPINKTVFAFVLTMQAEGVNGPITALQLVNTATPIGFGLAYFIAKLFRKNIYTKVEVETLKSAVPMGVINIVEGVIPLVMNDIVRGVVATAIGGFAGGATTMILGADATVPFGGVLMIPTMSRPWAGVIAILVNVIVTAVVLAIIKKDVGEEVTTVPEKEEEDIRLDDIQIF is encoded by the coding sequence ATGGAAAAGATAAAGAAGCTGAATCTGAAAGGGCATTTGTTAACTGCCATCTCTTATTTAATTCCCATTGTGTGTGGTGCGGGATTTCTGATTGCGATTGGGATGGCATTTGGTGGAACGAGCCAAGGAACTTTGGTGCAAGGCGAATTTTCATTTTTTGATGCCTTAGCAACGATGGGTGGTGCTGGTTTAGGCTTATTACCAGTCGTGATTGCTACGGGGATCTCTTACTCCATTGCTGGAAAACCTGGTATTGCTCCTGGCTTTATTATTGGTTTAACAGCTAATGCGATCGGTGCAGGGTTTATTGGTGGAATATTAGGTGGTTATCTAGCTGGTTATCTTGTTTTAGCAATTTTAAAATATTTCAAAGTACCAAATTGGGCAAAAGGCTTGATGCCAACATTGATTATTCCTTTTGTTGCTTCATTTATTGGTGGATTAGTGATGGTCTATGTGATTGGAGCTCCAGTCGCAGCATTCACTTCTTTGCTAACGAACTTCTTGGATGGATTAGGAAACTCTTCCTTGTTGATCTTTGGGGGAGTGATCGGTTTACTAAGCGGTGTTGACTATGGTGGACCAATCAACAAGACGGTTTTTGCTTTTGTGTTAACAATGCAAGCAGAAGGCGTGAACGGTCCTATTACAGCTTTACAACTTGTGAATACCGCTACACCAATCGGTTTTGGCTTGGCTTATTTCATAGCTAAACTTTTCCGCAAAAACATTTATACAAAGGTTGAAGTGGAAACCTTAAAGTCAGCAGTTCCTATGGGTGTGATCAATATCGTTGAAGGGGTCATCCCGCTAGTGATGAATGATATTGTTCGTGGGGTTGTAGCAACTGCAATCGGGGGCTTTGCTGGTGGTGCGACTACTATGATCTTAGGTGCAGATGCAACGGTTCCTTTTGGAGGCGTTTTAATGATCCCAACGATGTCACGTCCTTGGGCAGGCGTTATCGCCATTTTAGTCAATGTGATCGTGACAGCGGTTGTTTTAGCCATCATTAAGAAAGATGTTGGTGAGGAAGTCACAACAGTCCCAGAAAAAGAAGAGGAAGACATTCGTTTAGATGACATTCAAATCTTTTAA
- a CDS encoding PTS fructose transporter subunit IIB — MKIVGVAACTVGIAHTYIAQEKLENAAKKAGHEMHVETQGTIGIENELTPEQIKEADLVILAVDVKISGRERFEGKRIIQVPTEIAVKSPNKLIEKAQEVLVQQSIS; from the coding sequence ATGAAAATCGTTGGAGTAGCAGCTTGTACCGTGGGGATTGCCCACACCTATATTGCCCAAGAGAAACTAGAAAATGCGGCAAAAAAAGCAGGACATGAGATGCACGTAGAAACTCAAGGAACCATCGGGATCGAAAATGAATTAACGCCCGAACAAATCAAGGAAGCAGATTTGGTAATCTTAGCAGTTGACGTGAAAATCAGTGGTCGAGAACGCTTTGAAGGGAAAAGAATCATCCAAGTACCAACTGAGATTGCGGTGAAATCACCCAATAAATTGATTGAAAAAGCGCAAGAAGTGTTAGTACAGCAAAGTATTTCATAA
- a CDS encoding BglG family transcription antiterminator: MTSQMNRENKLILLLSKQKDYMTSEELAILLETSTKTIYRLIKKINLEFPNGHLILAEKGRGYKLDYGKFIEQTNELNKPSVELSPAERQDRVMEELLMVSPKALKITELFRDYYVGDSAIANDEKQIAKKIKKFDLELIRKNRTLAIQGSETNIRRGIAEVIWRMNILDIDEINRTKELNFNRYDVLFVSEQLKLIEKTLGGGIPYPYNVNIFSHLYIMISRSRKTNYQIKEIELSTEQLQSLDHESPIYEMAMIVIQNVERYLVTRLPMNEVYYLYQYLVSSRMEKTTQKKQVFPDKVSEITSYYLKEVGDKINLKVANEAIFVDLANHIKPMLNRLKNHIHVKNGLLEQIQLTYEEIYKNVSVVSKDVSKKYQLPLINQDEIGFITLYFARMLETQQLPIQTLIMCTTGIGTSELLRAKINKKFPELAVVDVIATKNYQSALEKNPGIELILTTIGIKDPLPARTLLVSGMLTADDQLRIQRKIEEIYNER; this comes from the coding sequence ATGACTAGTCAGATGAATCGAGAAAATAAGTTGATCCTTTTGTTATCAAAACAAAAAGATTATATGACTTCAGAAGAACTAGCCATTCTATTAGAAACTTCGACCAAAACAATTTACCGTTTGATAAAGAAAATCAATCTTGAATTTCCTAACGGTCACTTGATCCTAGCCGAAAAAGGTCGGGGGTACAAATTAGATTATGGGAAGTTTATCGAACAAACCAATGAACTGAATAAACCCTCTGTAGAGCTATCGCCTGCTGAACGTCAAGATCGAGTAATGGAAGAATTACTGATGGTTTCACCTAAAGCACTTAAAATCACTGAGCTGTTCAGAGATTATTATGTTGGTGATTCTGCTATTGCCAATGATGAAAAGCAGATAGCTAAGAAAATAAAAAAGTTTGATCTTGAACTGATCCGTAAAAATCGCACGCTTGCGATCCAAGGATCAGAAACAAATATTCGGCGAGGGATCGCCGAAGTCATCTGGCGGATGAATATTCTTGATATTGATGAAATCAATCGAACAAAAGAGTTGAATTTTAATCGTTACGATGTGTTGTTTGTATCAGAACAATTGAAATTGATTGAAAAAACATTAGGCGGTGGAATCCCTTATCCTTATAACGTCAATATTTTTTCACATCTGTACATCATGATCAGCCGTTCCAGAAAGACGAATTACCAAATCAAAGAAATCGAGTTATCTACCGAGCAACTTCAATCGTTAGACCACGAAAGTCCAATTTATGAGATGGCGATGATCGTGATCCAAAACGTGGAACGTTATCTCGTTACTCGCTTACCGATGAACGAAGTCTATTATTTGTATCAATATCTGGTATCCTCACGGATGGAAAAAACAACGCAAAAGAAACAGGTTTTTCCAGATAAAGTATCAGAAATTACCTCTTATTACCTGAAAGAGGTGGGCGATAAAATCAATCTGAAGGTGGCGAATGAAGCGATTTTTGTTGATCTAGCAAATCACATCAAACCAATGCTCAATCGGTTAAAAAATCATATCCATGTCAAAAACGGATTGTTAGAACAAATTCAATTGACCTATGAAGAGATTTATAAAAATGTATCAGTTGTTTCTAAAGATGTTAGCAAAAAGTATCAGCTGCCTTTGATCAATCAAGATGAAATCGGTTTTATCACATTATATTTTGCACGGATGTTGGAAACACAGCAACTACCGATTCAAACACTGATCATGTGTACTACAGGGATCGGTACTTCAGAATTATTAAGAGCAAAAATCAATAAGAAGTTTCCTGAACTGGCGGTCGTTGATGTGATTGCCACCAAGAATTACCAATCAGCATTAGAAAAAAATCCCGGAATTGAATTGATTTTAACCACCATTGGAATCAAAGATCCGCTGCCTGCACGTACATTACTTGTTAGCGGCATGTTAACAGCAGATGATCAGTTAAGAATCCAACGAAAGATTGAGGAAATATACAATGAAAGATGA
- a CDS encoding PTS sugar transporter subunit IIA, translating to MKDDWLEYVPPTVFHSRNEVYEWLAQQVDSEMGIKKEQIVQALLEREETGDIQIDEGVLLPHIENQLVKATKVIILPLEQRIANWNPAIQQVELILAVFLAPQEKIETKRQIANFMRLLADEQVIKTLKEGKRLETIDGNERRNDK from the coding sequence ATGAAAGATGATTGGCTCGAATATGTTCCTCCCACAGTATTCCATTCACGAAATGAAGTCTATGAATGGCTAGCACAGCAAGTCGATTCAGAAATGGGAATAAAAAAAGAACAAATCGTACAAGCGTTGTTGGAACGCGAGGAAACTGGAGATATTCAAATTGATGAAGGGGTACTTCTACCTCATATTGAAAATCAATTAGTCAAAGCAACAAAAGTCATTATTTTGCCATTAGAACAAAGAATTGCGAACTGGAACCCAGCAATCCAACAAGTCGAGTTGATTCTTGCGGTATTTCTGGCACCGCAAGAAAAAATCGAAACCAAGCGTCAAATAGCAAACTTCATGCGCCTACTAGCAGATGAACAAGTAATCAAAACTTTAAAAGAAGGAAAAAGACTGGAAACAATCGATGGAAACGAAAGGAGAAATGACAAATGA
- a CDS encoding PTS sugar transporter subunit IIA produces the protein MVEVAKIIDPNNIKTNLVGETKDEVLKELATVLLQNHYITDVDGFMADIYAREEEGQTGIGNYIAIPHGKSPYVDRIGVAIGVTENEIPWESLDGKGVKGIILFAVGDDNEGAQEHLKLLSLFARKLGNDEVIEQLIQAKDADEVVAAFS, from the coding sequence ATGGTAGAAGTAGCAAAAATCATTGATCCAAATAATATTAAGACCAATTTAGTGGGGGAAACGAAAGATGAAGTACTCAAAGAATTGGCAACGGTGTTATTGCAAAATCATTATATTACAGATGTAGATGGCTTCATGGCAGATATCTATGCGCGAGAAGAAGAAGGACAAACTGGGATCGGCAATTATATTGCCATTCCTCATGGGAAAAGTCCTTATGTAGATAGAATTGGTGTGGCAATCGGTGTTACAGAAAATGAGATCCCTTGGGAATCATTAGATGGTAAGGGAGTCAAAGGAATTATTTTATTTGCAGTGGGGGATGATAATGAAGGGGCACAAGAACACTTGAAGTTACTTTCGCTATTTGCTAGGAAACTAGGGAATGATGAAGTAATCGAGCAATTGATCCAAGCAAAAGATGCAGATGAAGTGGTCGCAGCATTCAGCTAA